The genome window TCGCCACCAAGTCTTCGATTTTCTTAATATTCGGATCGCCGGCCAAATAACCAATACCTCGGTGCAAGTGCAGGCGAAACTGTTTCGCTAGAGTTTCTTTTTCTGTGCCTAAATTGTCTTGGTGACACCGCTGCTTCAGGGCCATTATCAAGATATCGGCCATGTCGCCGCCGAAGACATCCCAGCTTAATTCGACGTTGCTGTCGCTGGGAATTGGTACTGGCGATGGGATGCTGGGCTCGGCGAGCGATCGGCAAAATCCCCACCTGCATAAAATATTCCACTGATCGATTTTGGTCGATCGTTTCAGTTTTGATAGTTGGTCTTTGCCTGTTTGGGAGAGGCGGATGCGATCGACTGGTGGTTCCATAGGTTTAAGATTTTTTGGTATATTGTAAAAAGTGTTAATGTTGGGGAAGCAAAGCCTCTAGATAACCCGAAATAATTAACATTTTTTTACACGGCGCGACTTGATTAAATCTGTTTTTTTTGGTATTGTATTTGTAGTAGGATTTATCCTTAATAATGGGATGGTGGCAAAAATAAAATTTTCGCAACCATCCCATTATGCTATATATACTACCGCAACTCCCCAGCAAAGTCAAGGGGGTTGCGGCTATTTTTTAGCGCGAATTTTTATTCCCAGAAGTAACCTTTTTCGACGGTGGTTTGGTGTTTGGCGGAGTCGTATTTGAGGAGGTAGCTGTGGGCGATCGCCTCTAATTCTTGGAGTTTTTCGTATTCTACTTTTCTAATTTCCGTGTCGGTAGAAAGCAGGATGACTTGGTGGCTGGCCGAGGGGAAATAGCGTTCGACTAGGTTGTTTCTGTGGGAGGAGTCGAGGCGGCCCAAGGGAGTGTCGATCGCCACTGGCAATTGTCTCCCGGATACTCTAGCCAATCCCCACAAAAAGGCGATCGCCAGCAATTGTTTTTCCCCGGCTGAAAGTCGGTGTTTGGGTACTGGTTTGCCTTCTGGATCGTAAATCGAGAGGCTAAATGTTTGAGTGTCGATCGCAACTCTGTGCACGAGGTCGGTTTTGTGCAACAGGTAGCGGAAACAGTCGGTAATTTCTATTTCGAGTTTGTTGAGTTTTTTGAGGGTGAGTTTTTCTTTAAAGAGTTTCAGGGTGGCTTGGGCTTTGGCGATCGAAGCGATGACGTGTTGGCTGTTTCTGATGGTGAGGTATTCGCTGCTGTAGTTTTCTAGTTCTTTTTGGTTTTTGGCTAATTCTCTCTCTAATTCATCGACGCGGCGGTTGGCTGATTCGCAGGCTGCGGCTGCAATAGCGACTGCTTTTTGGGCTTTCCTGACCTCTTCTTCTAGCTTTTCGTAGGCTTCGGGGGAAGCGGCGGCTGCGAGTTGTCTGTCTGTGAAGTCGATTTCTGCTTCGATGCTTTTGATTTCTTCTATTTGGTCGCGGGCTAGGATTTGCTGGGCTTTGATTTGGTAGCTAAGGAGATTTTCTAGTTGCTGGATGCTGTTGTTGTCGGCGTTCATCCAGGGCGGGGCGTCTGTTCCCGCTTGCTGTTCGAGTTCTTGGTTTTCTTGGCGGATGAAGTCTTGAATTTTATCTAGCTGTTGCGGGTTTAAAGAGATTTCGGCGATATAGTTGAGAAGGCGATCGCTTCTTTGTTTGATAACATTTTTGGCAATCTTTGCTTGCTGCTGGCTGGCTTCTGTTTCTGCTTGAGTTTTTGCTTCACTTAGCAAGGGCGAAATAAGGGCTAGCGGTAGCGTATTTGATGCCAATTCCATCATGGCTTGACGGGTTTTTTCTGCCTGATTTCTGTAGTCGTTTAGCTGTCTGTCTAGCTGACTGCGATCGGCGGCAATTTTCCCGCCTTCAGAAATAAACTTTTCTGATGCTTGTTTCTGATTTTTTTGAGCTTTATCAAATTCGTTTTTAAAGCTGGCTTGTTCTTGCTTAGCTGAGTCTATTTTATCAGTAATTTCCTTAAAAGTTTGTTCGATTTTCTCTAAAGCAGCCAAGTCTTTTTTGCCAGCAATTTCTTTCCGCTTGCGGCCGGCTAAAATTTCTAAATCGACGGCGAGGCGTTCTGCTAATTCTAAACCTAAAAGAGATTTAATCGCCCCGACGACAAACTCTGGCGGTGTTTCGAGTTCGGCAAGTTCTTTTACTTGTTCGCCGTCAAACAGAAATAGGTTGGATATTCCAACTGGCAAAAGGGTTTCGATGTATTCGTCCCAAGTGTTAGTAATTGCTTTGTCCGACCACCAATCGCTGACAATCTCGCTGTATATGAGAATGCTTAAGGTGTCTTTGATATCTAATTTTTTCCAGTATCTAACTATTTTAAATTGAGCTAATTTGTCATCTTGGACTTGTTCAAATGTTAGTTCGACGCGGGTATCTTCTAATGGGGGGGTGTGGCGGTTGACGCATTGATTGAGAAAGTCGCTGTAGCTTAAATTGCCTCTGGTAGAACATTGGGCGCGGCCACCGTAGAGGGCGAGGCGAATGCCGTCCATGAGGGTGGTTTTGCCGCCGCCATTCATGCCGCCAAATAAAATGACTGGGCAGGGATTTCCGTCTTTTTCGGGGCGGAGATTGATGGTTTGGGTGCCTGCATAGGGGCCGAAGTTTTTGAGGACGAGTTCGAGGAATTGCATTGTAGATGTTGTTGAGATGGGATGAAAGTTGGTGGGTGCGATCGGTGTGTCTGACAGTCTGGGGTCGATCTGTGAGTCCCCTAGTACGACAGGGATTGAAATCCCTGTCTCATAGCTGAAGTCCTCTGAAAGAGGACTGAAGTTTGTGACTGTTGAATCGGGGTTTTTAGTCTGTCTGTGATTCCCCCATTACGACAGGGATTGAAATCCCTGTCTCATAGCTGAAGTCCTCTTGAAGAGGACTGAAATTTGTGACTGTTGAATCGGGGTTTTTAGTCGGTTTTAACCGACTTTTGCTTTCTCGACGGGGATTTCAATCCCCGGTGGATCTTGGGGTAAGGGCGATCGACCAATCGAGTCGATCGGGGTCGATCTGTGAGTCCCCTAGTACGACAGGGATTGAAATCCCTGTCTCATAGCGAAAGTCCTCTTGAAGAGGACTGAAGTCGGCGATCGTTTGATTTGGCTTTTCAGTCGGTTAAAACCGACTTTCGCTATTAGACGGGGATTTCAATCCCCGGCGGACTTGTGGGTAAGCCCGATCGCCCCCAAAGTCTGAATAGCTGGAGATGCCGCGAGTCGGAGAGTCTGCCAATGTTTTTCAATTAATT of Oscillatoria nigro-viridis PCC 7112 contains these proteins:
- the dndE gene encoding DNA sulfur modification protein DndE, with protein sequence MEPPVDRIRLSQTGKDQLSKLKRSTKIDQWNILCRWGFCRSLAEPSIPSPVPIPSDSNVELSWDVFGGDMADILIMALKQRCHQDNLGTEKETLAKQFRLHLHRGIGYLAGDPNIKKIEDLVAIALSPEKLRN
- the dndD gene encoding DNA sulfur modification protein DndD, with product MQFLELVLKNFGPYAGTQTINLRPEKDGNPCPVILFGGMNGGGKTTLMDGIRLALYGGRAQCSTRGNLSYSDFLNQCVNRHTPPLEDTRVELTFEQVQDDKLAQFKIVRYWKKLDIKDTLSILIYSEIVSDWWSDKAITNTWDEYIETLLPVGISNLFLFDGEQVKELAELETPPEFVVGAIKSLLGLELAERLAVDLEILAGRKRKEIAGKKDLAALEKIEQTFKEITDKIDSAKQEQASFKNEFDKAQKNQKQASEKFISEGGKIAADRSQLDRQLNDYRNQAEKTRQAMMELASNTLPLALISPLLSEAKTQAETEASQQQAKIAKNVIKQRSDRLLNYIAEISLNPQQLDKIQDFIRQENQELEQQAGTDAPPWMNADNNSIQQLENLLSYQIKAQQILARDQIEEIKSIEAEIDFTDRQLAAAASPEAYEKLEEEVRKAQKAVAIAAAACESANRRVDELERELAKNQKELENYSSEYLTIRNSQHVIASIAKAQATLKLFKEKLTLKKLNKLEIEITDCFRYLLHKTDLVHRVAIDTQTFSLSIYDPEGKPVPKHRLSAGEKQLLAIAFLWGLARVSGRQLPVAIDTPLGRLDSSHRNNLVERYFPSASHQVILLSTDTEIRKVEYEKLQELEAIAHSYLLKYDSAKHQTTVEKGYFWE